The Halorubrum sp. BV1 genome contains the following window.
TCCCGACGGCGTCGATGACGCCGCGGTCATCGACCACTTACTCGCCGAGTACGACGTTGAGATCGCCTCGGGACTCGGCGACCTCGCGGGCGACATCTGGCGGATCGGCTGTATGGGACACTCCGCCCGGCGGAAAAACGTCGAGTACGCGCTGGCCGCGCTGGAGGACGCGCTCGCCGCGCAGGGACACGAGGCGTAGGGCTCTCAGGTTCCGCGCCGGCGACGCGTCCGAGCCGGAAGCTTTTGTCCGCGCGCCGCGTTCGACTCGACCATGGGTGAGTCGGCCTGTGACCGACGGTTCTGTCCGGTCTGCGATCTGGCCGTCTCGTGTGAGCGAGACGTCTGTCCGGAGTGTGACGCGCCGATTCGCGGGTGAGTCACTCCAGTCGGTCGGCCAGATCGTGGAAGTCCTCGATGACGATGTCCGGCTCGGGCCCCAGTTCTTCGGTCGGAAGCTCCTTTCCGGGACGGGACACCCACGCCGTCGACATCCCGGCGTGTTTCGCGCCCCACACGTCGCGCATTCCGCCGCCCGAGGCGTGTAAAACCGCCTCGATCGGCGTCTCCGTCCGCTCGGCGGCGTGCTCGTAGATCGCCGCGTCCGGCTTGTACGTCTCGACCTCGTGAGCGCTTATCGCGTCCGTTACGACGTCGCCGAGACCGGCGGCCGCGACCAAGTGGTCCAACATCTCGGGCGAGCCGTTCGAGATGATGTATACCTCGTAGCCCGCGTCGGTGATCCGCTCGATTCCCGCCTCGACGTCGTCGAAGATGGACAGCTCGTCCTCGTACACGGTTCGGCGGATCTCGTCGCGAGTGGCCGCCGGTACGTCGTACCCGTTCGCTTCGAGGGCGTAGCGGAGGCCCTGACCGATGAGGTCCCAGAACGGTTGGTACGCGTCGATGTCGTTCGCGATCATCGAGTACTGGAGGTACTGGGCGCGCCACAACTGCGAGACCGCCTCCGCGTCGTCCAGCCCGTCGACGTGGGCTTCGAGCACCGCCTCCTGTGATCCGATATCGACGAGCGTGCTGTACGAGTCGACCGTGACCGTCGAGATGGAATCGTAGTCCATGCGGACGCTACCGCGTCCCACATCATAACCGTGGCGTCCGCGGCTGTCGCCACGGTTTATACCTCCCGGACCCGAGGTGCGGGTATGGACTACAGACGGCTCGGGAACACGGGACTATCCGTCTCCGAACTCTGTTTCGGAACGTGGCGATTCGGACGCGAGGCGAACGGCGTCGTGGAGACGGGCCGCGAGGAGGCCCACGAACTCCTCGACGCGGCGGACTCCCACGGGATCAACTTCATCGACACGGCGAACGTCTACGGGACGCCGAACGGGACGAGCGAGGAGTACATCGGCGAGTGGCTCGGAGAGCGCGACCGCGAGGACTACGTGATCGCCTCGAAGGTGTACTTCCCGTTCGACGGCCGCGGCGATCCCGGCCCCAACGACTCGGGGCTCGGGCGCAAGCACATTCGGGCACAGATCGAGGGAACGCTCGACCGGCTCGACACCGACTACCTTGACATCTACTACATCCACCGCTTCGACGAGGAGACGCCCGTCGAGGAGACGATGCGCACCCTCGACGAGCTGGTCTCGGCGGGGAAGGTTCACCACCTCGGCGCGTCGACGATGGCGGCGTGGCAGCTGACGAAGGCGCTGTGGACCGCCGACGCCAACGACTACGCGGGGTTCGACGTGGTCCAGCCGCTTCACCACGCCGGCTACTACGAGGATGTCAAAGCGTACCTCGACGTCTGTATCGACCAAGACATCGCCGTCTGTCCGTACTCGCCGCTGGCCGGGGGGTTCCTCACCGGGAAGTACGAGCGTGCCGACCCCGACGATCCGGAGCAGGTGATCGCGCCGGACGGGTCGCGGGCGACCCTCGACGACCGGTTCGAGCGGTTCTACCTCTCCGAGCGCGGCTGGACGGTGCTCGACGCGGTCCGCGAGGTCGCCGACGAGTGCGACGCGACGCCGGCGCAGGTCGCGCTCGCGTGGCTCACCGAGTGGGACGAGTTCACCTGCGTCCCCATCGTCGGCGCGCGCACGCCGGAACAACTCGCAGAGAACGTCGCGGCGACCGATATCGACCTCTCGGACGCACAGTGGGACCGGATCATGGACGCGCGGTACAGCCCAGACGGGACCCTCTGGGGACACTGAGCCGCGGCCGACGACCGCGGTGCGGCGCGGGCTGCGGGGATCGCTACTCTCCGAAGTCCGGTAGATCGTCCGGCGCGTCGAACTCGGCCTCCCAGTCGATGTACTCCGATTTGAGCGTCTCACAGACGATCTGGCCCAGCTCCGTGAGTCCGGCGTTGATCGCAGAGACCGTCCCCCACGAGTTCAACTCGGGGTGGAGGTCGCGCTCTTTCCAGTCTTCGGGTAGCCCCGGCGCGTGGTAGCCCACGCGGTCTGCGAAGTCGTCCCAAAAGAAGTCGAACCGAGAGACTAAGCCGAGGTCGACGGCGATCCGCCAGTCGTCCTCGTCCATGTCGCTCGTCGCTGCCCACTCGCCGAACGCCTCCTCCCACGCGCCCTCACGGAGGAACGCCTCCAACTCGTCGCGGCGGTACTCGCCGCCCGCGACCTCCGCGTCTTCGTACTCGTTCGGGTCGACGGCGGCGAGTTCTGGCGGGTCCGGTGGGTCGACGTCGAGGGTCATGTACGGCGATCCGCGCCGCCGACCCAAAACGGTGCGGGTCGTCGTCGCCCCGCGCGGTCCCCGCGGTCGCCGCCGATCCGGGCCTTTTACCGCCGTGCCGGTCCGACACTTCGATATGGAGATTCGAGCAATCGCTCGCCGGACGGCGATCGCCGCCGCCGTCGTCACCGTGCTCGTGCTCGCCGCGCCGTACGCGATACTCGCGGGGTCGGGCGCTTCTGACCAGCTCGCCGCCTACTACGCGTCGGGGACTGTCGGCGGTGCTGGAATCGTGCTGTTCGCGCTCGTGAGCGCGGTCGTCGTCGGATCGGTCGAGCAGGGGAACCTCGATCCGGGAACGCTTGTCGGAGCCGCGGTGATGCTCGGCGTCGCAACGACCGCGAGCGCGGTGTTTTGGGCGCTCGCAATCGAACCCAGCCCGCTGTTCCGGGAGAACCTCTGGCTCGTGTGGCACGCCCGCGCCGTCGTCGCGGCCTCGGTGCCCGTTCCGGTCGCCGCCGCGGTGTACGCGCGCGAAGTGGTGTCGTAGCTCGAATCGGACGAACGAAAGGCCCTTAAGGTGCTGTCGTGTACTCTGAGATGGACTAGGTCGGGCGGTTAGGCCCCGCTCGTCACCCGTGAGGTAGTCTTCAGCGGGGACCGAACAGCGGGCGCGTCCGGTCAGACCGGCACGGGCCCCGAGAGCCAACGTGGAAACCTCGTCCGCCGGGGACAGCGGTCCACGACGCCCGCTCGCAGGAGCGGTCCGTCGCGGTTCGTCGGCGACACCGGGTCAGGCGCGGAAGCGAGCAGCCCACCGCCGAACGCCCGTCGCTCGTCGGGTCGCGGGGTGGAGAAGGCAACCGGGATACCCCGTGACGGAACGCCGGGCCACCCCGCCCGTCCACCATTCATACGCGTCGAGCCGACTCGAACGAGCGTAGCGTCTCGCTCGTATGCCGGCGGTACAACTATACAGATCCATCTCGACGTTCCGGTGGAGTCTACTATGGAAATCTCGGAGAAGCTCCTTTGTCTGTTCAGCGCCGATGTTCGCGAGGAAGACGGGGAATACGTGGTCGACGTGCCGCGCCGCGAGGTCGAGACCGGATCTCTCGAACCGGGTGAGACGTACCGCGTCGCGCTCGTCGCGCGGTCCGAATCCGACGAGTCCGCCGCGGCGGACGACGGAGACGGCGACATCGCCGCCTCCCGGTCGGACGACGGGCCGCAGCCGCCGGTCGAGCCCGGCGAGATGCGGTACGTCGAGATCGAAGACCTCGGGAAGCAGGGCGACGGGATCGCCAGAGTCGAGCGGGGATACGTTATCATCGTGCCCGACACGGAGGTCGGAGAGCGCGTAAAAATCGAGGTGACGGAAGTGAAACCGAACTTCGCGGTCGGCGACGTCGTCGACGACGCGGTGTAGCCGCCGGCGTCCGCGCCTCGTTCACGAGGTCGTGTCAGATGCGTCGACGGGCGGACGACCCTCTTCTCGGTCACCACCCTGCGGGATTCGCGCGTCCCAGTACGAGACCGACGCGACGTAGTCGCCGGGGATGGTGTTGCCGACGAGCCTGTCGAGCACGCGGAACGGCTTCGCGATCGGGCCGGGAAGTTCGCGGTAGAATCCGTACGGGAGCACGAAGTCGTGAGACTCGCCCGCGAGCGTGAGTCCCGCCTCTCGGAGCATGTCGGCCACTTGGTCCTCGGAGTAGAGCCGCGACCCCATCGGGAGCAGCCACGTGTACAGCGTCCGCAGGCTCCGTCCGTTGAACGTGTCGAAAAACACCTGGTCGGCGCTGACGCGGCACAGTTCTTCGAGGAACGGCGCGGGGTCGTCCATCAGATGGAAAAACCGCATCGCGATCACCGTATCGAAGTGGTCGTCCGGGAACGGGAGCCGCGAGGCGTCGCCGCGGACGAACTCGACCGTGTCGGAGAGTCCGGCTTTGGCGGCCTTCGCGCGTCCCTGTTCGAGCATCTCCCGGGAGATGTCGAGGCCGACGATGTCGGCTCCGCGGTCGGCGAGCATGGTCGTGAACCGGCCGGTTCCGCAGGCGACCTCCAGCACGCGGTGCCCCTCTTCGATCGGCCCGAGCGCGGAGAGCACCGCCGCCTTCTCGCGCCGATCGATGAGTTCGCCGCCGCCGGAGAATCGCACGTCCTCGTACTCTTCTGCGACCTCGTCGGCCTGGTACCAGTCCTGTCCCTTCACGTTGCCCGTACTGAACGCCGGACCGACAAAACCGTACTGGATGCGACCGAGACGCGGCGCGACCCGAGCGCGCCGCCACTGCCGAACGAGACGACGGCGTCCGCGAGCGACTCGCATCGTCGGAGCGACAGAATATATTAATTATTCGTGAATGATTGGAGAGCGATAGGTGATATTAACACATTATATTGTTCCAATCGGATTCCCCTATATGTAGCTAACCTTTACCACTAAGAAGGGGATTGATAGGAGACATGAGTACCAGTCACGCGGAGGCCGCCGACCAAGACCGTCTTTCGGAATCCGAGTACCGCGACCGCTTGCGCGAACTTCCGCCGAGCGCCAAGCTGGTCGCCAAGGTACTGGAGGGCGACGCGCCGCTGTCTCAGGGGGGGCTCGCCGAGGAGTCGTTGCTTCCCGACCGGACCGTCCGCTACGCTCTCAACAGGCTCGAAGAGGAAGGCCTCGTCGACTCGCGGTACAGCTTCAAGGACGCGCGCAAGCAGGTGTACTACCTGACGGTCTAGACCGGTACTGACCCGCGCCGCGCGCACCGACACGACGAATCCACGCTCTCGCACGGAGCCCTTTTTATCCCTCCGCCCGGTATCGACGGATATGGATCTCTCGGTTGTCGTACCGACCCTCAACGGGCGGGACCGGTTGGCCGCCTGTCTCGACGCGCTTTCGGCACACGCCCCCGAGGCGGAGGTGATCGTCGCCAACGGTCCCTCCGCCGACGGCACGACCGGGATGGTACGCGACCGCGACGACGTGGACGTGTTAGTCGAGATTTCCGACCGGACGGTCAACGTCGCCCGCAACGCGGGCATCGAGGTCGCGACCGGCGACGCGATCGCGGTCGTGGACTACGACCACCGGATCGGCGAGTCTTGGGCAGACGGCGTCCGGAGCGGACTCGGGGCGGCCGACGTCGTGACCGGCCCGGTGACGTCGGTGAACGCGCCGACGGCGGACGGGAACGACGACCACGACGGCGGCGTCTCGGACGCGACGGACGCTCCCGGCGCGTCGCCTGCCACCCCCGGAGAATCGCCGGACGGTCCCGAGCGGCGAACGATCGCGGGGCACGACGTGACGTACTTCGAGAGCGGCAACGTCGCCTTCCGGAGCGAGACCCTCCGCGATCTCGATGGCTTCGACGAGTACCTGCGCACCGGCGGGGCTCGCGACGCCGCACACCGGCTCGCGCGGATGGGCTGTGCGGTCGCGTGGCGCGAGGATCTCGCGGCGGTCAAGCGACTCCCGAACCCGACTGCCGCGGACGGGGGGCGGACGGCCCGCGAGTGGGGCTGGAAGTACCGCGCGCTTTCCTACCGGCTCTGTAAGAACTACGGGGTGCGCCCGACCGTGCTCGCGCGGGCCGGCTCGCACGCGCTGACGGACGCGGTCGGCGTCGCGCGCGAGGTCGTGCGCGGCGAGTCCACCCCGTCCCGGTGGATCGCCACCGGCCGCGACGTGCTCCTCGGACTCACGGGCGGAAGCTCCGACGGGCTCGTCGCCCGTCGCCGCGACCGAAGCCCCGCGCGGAATCCGAACGGGATCTCGACGCGCGCCGACCGCGCCGTCGCGCGGTACGACGGGCGAGACGCCGACGGGGAGTGAATTCCCGCGCATTTTAACCCCGGGCGACGTCAACTGCCGGCAACAGATGGGACTCACGAAGCGGATCATTCCCTGCATCGACGTCGACCTCGACGACGACGGGGACGCGGCGGTGTACACGGGCGTCAACTTCGAGAACTTGGAGTACACCGGCGACCCGGTCGAGCTGGCGAAAAAGTACAACGCCGCCGGCGCGGACGAGTTCGTCTTCCTCGACATCACCGCGAGCGCGGAGGGCCGCGAGACGATGCTCGACGTGGTGAACGCGGTCGCGGACGAGTGTTTCATCCCCCTCACGGTCGGCGGCGGCATCCGGACGAAAGCCGACATCAAGGAGACGCTGCGGGCCGGTGCCGACAAGGTCTCGATCACCACCGGCGCGCTCGACCGGCCCGAACTCATCGAGGAGGGCGCGGCCGCGTTCGGCTCCCAGTGTATCGTCATCTCCGTCGACGCGCGACGGCGGCACGACGACGCCGGCGACCACTTCTACGAGGACGCAGACGGCGAGGAGGTGTGGTTCGAGTGCACGAAGAAGGGAGGCCGAGAGGGAACCGGCATCGACGCCGTCTCGTGGGCGAAAGAGGCCGAAGAGCGCGGCGCGGGCGAGCTGTTCGTCAACTCGATCGACAAAGACGGGACGAAAGACGGCTACGACATTCCCCTGATGACGGCGATATGCGACGCCGTCTCGACGCCCGTCATCGCCTCCTCGGGCTGTGGCGGTCCGGAAGACATGTACGAGGTGTTCACCGAGGCGAACGCCGACGCCGGCCTCGCCGCGTCTATCTTCCACTTCGGCGACTACTCGATAGAGGAGACGAAGGCGTACCTCGACGAGCGCGGCGTTCCGGTTCGGCTCTGAGTCGTCGGACTGGGGCGGTGCGTACGCTCCGAGCGTCGTGGTAGTCTCGGATGGAACTCACCGTTGTCCCGCTTTTTAGTCCCGAAATCAACAGTTATTATGCGATTGCGATCGAAGTGGCACGTATGTCCACGTCACCGACGCGTGTGCGCGCCGAGCCTCCAGAGCTCGTCTGCAAGCGGACCGACGACGCCGACGCCGACGGGGAGGTGACGTTCTTCGAGCGAGAGCGCGATCCGGACGACCGGACGACGCGCTGGATCACGGTCCGGGAGTCCGACTGCGTGCCGCGGTCGGAGTGGCGGTAGACGCACGCAGCGGCGACGGCGAGGGACCGGCCGTCCTCCGTTGACCCGTTCGGCCACCCTTAAGAGCGCCCCGCCCGGATACGTCCCCATGCACCCACGGGATCTCTCCGATCACTCGCCGTACGTGCCCGGCCGGGGCGTCGAGGAGGTGGCCCGCGACCGCGGCCTCGACCCCGACGAGCTTATCAAACTCTCTTCGAACGAGAACCCCCACGGACCGAGCCCGGCGGCCGTCGAGGCGATCCGTGAGCACGCCGACCGGGTTCACCAGTACCCCAAGTCCTCGCACACGGACCTGACCGAGAAGCTCGCCGAGAAGTGGGACGTCACGGCTGAACAGGTGTGGGTCTCGCCGGGCGCGGACGGCTCTATCGATTACCTCTCGCGGGCGACGCTGTCACCCGGCGACGAGGTGCTCGTCCCGAGTCCCGGCTTCGCCTACTACGCGATGTCCGCGCGGTACCACCACGGCGAGGTCGCGGAGTACGAACTGGATCCGGCAGACGGGTTCACACAGGACGCGGAGACTGTCCTCTCCGCGTACGGCGGCGAGCGGATCGTCTACGTCACCTCGCCGCACAATCCCACGGGCTCGACGATGCCGCTCGCGGCGATAGAGACCGTCGCGGACGCGACCGCGCCGGAGACGCTCGTCGTCGTCGACGAGGCGTACGGGGAGTTCGCCGAGGTCGACAGCGCGATCCCGCTCGTCGACG
Protein-coding sequences here:
- a CDS encoding haloacid dehalogenase type II, which gives rise to MDYDSISTVTVDSYSTLVDIGSQEAVLEAHVDGLDDAEAVSQLWRAQYLQYSMIANDIDAYQPFWDLIGQGLRYALEANGYDVPAATRDEIRRTVYEDELSIFDDVEAGIERITDAGYEVYIISNGSPEMLDHLVAAAGLGDVVTDAISAHEVETYKPDAAIYEHAAERTETPIEAVLHASGGGMRDVWGAKHAGMSTAWVSRPGKELPTEELGPEPDIVIEDFHDLADRLE
- a CDS encoding aldo/keto reductase, whose translation is MDYRRLGNTGLSVSELCFGTWRFGREANGVVETGREEAHELLDAADSHGINFIDTANVYGTPNGTSEEYIGEWLGERDREDYVIASKVYFPFDGRGDPGPNDSGLGRKHIRAQIEGTLDRLDTDYLDIYYIHRFDEETPVEETMRTLDELVSAGKVHHLGASTMAAWQLTKALWTADANDYAGFDVVQPLHHAGYYEDVKAYLDVCIDQDIAVCPYSPLAGGFLTGKYERADPDDPEQVIAPDGSRATLDDRFERFYLSERGWTVLDAVREVADECDATPAQVALAWLTEWDEFTCVPIVGARTPEQLAENVAATDIDLSDAQWDRIMDARYSPDGTLWGH
- a CDS encoding TRAM domain-containing protein, which codes for MEISEKLLCLFSADVREEDGEYVVDVPRREVETGSLEPGETYRVALVARSESDESAAADDGDGDIAASRSDDGPQPPVEPGEMRYVEIEDLGKQGDGIARVERGYVIIVPDTEVGERVKIEVTEVKPNFAVGDVVDDAV
- a CDS encoding class I SAM-dependent methyltransferase; this translates as MKGQDWYQADEVAEEYEDVRFSGGGELIDRREKAAVLSALGPIEEGHRVLEVACGTGRFTTMLADRGADIVGLDISREMLEQGRAKAAKAGLSDTVEFVRGDASRLPFPDDHFDTVIAMRFFHLMDDPAPFLEELCRVSADQVFFDTFNGRSLRTLYTWLLPMGSRLYSEDQVADMLREAGLTLAGESHDFVLPYGFYRELPGPIAKPFRVLDRLVGNTIPGDYVASVSYWDARIPQGGDREEGRPPVDASDTTS
- a CDS encoding helix-turn-helix domain-containing protein, producing the protein MSTSHAEAADQDRLSESEYRDRLRELPPSAKLVAKVLEGDAPLSQGGLAEESLLPDRTVRYALNRLEEEGLVDSRYSFKDARKQVYYLTV
- a CDS encoding glycosyltransferase family 2 protein, producing the protein MDLSVVVPTLNGRDRLAACLDALSAHAPEAEVIVANGPSADGTTGMVRDRDDVDVLVEISDRTVNVARNAGIEVATGDAIAVVDYDHRIGESWADGVRSGLGAADVVTGPVTSVNAPTADGNDDHDGGVSDATDAPGASPATPGESPDGPERRTIAGHDVTYFESGNVAFRSETLRDLDGFDEYLRTGGARDAAHRLARMGCAVAWREDLAAVKRLPNPTAADGGRTAREWGWKYRALSYRLCKNYGVRPTVLARAGSHALTDAVGVAREVVRGESTPSRWIATGRDVLLGLTGGSSDGLVARRRDRSPARNPNGISTRADRAVARYDGRDADGE
- the hisF gene encoding imidazole glycerol phosphate synthase subunit HisF; protein product: MGLTKRIIPCIDVDLDDDGDAAVYTGVNFENLEYTGDPVELAKKYNAAGADEFVFLDITASAEGRETMLDVVNAVADECFIPLTVGGGIRTKADIKETLRAGADKVSITTGALDRPELIEEGAAAFGSQCIVISVDARRRHDDAGDHFYEDADGEEVWFECTKKGGREGTGIDAVSWAKEAEERGAGELFVNSIDKDGTKDGYDIPLMTAICDAVSTPVIASSGCGGPEDMYEVFTEANADAGLAASIFHFGDYSIEETKAYLDERGVPVRL
- the hisC gene encoding histidinol-phosphate transaminase is translated as MHPRDLSDHSPYVPGRGVEEVARDRGLDPDELIKLSSNENPHGPSPAAVEAIREHADRVHQYPKSSHTDLTEKLAEKWDVTAEQVWVSPGADGSIDYLSRATLSPGDEVLVPSPGFAYYAMSARYHHGEVAEYELDPADGFTQDAETVLSAYGGERIVYVTSPHNPTGSTMPLAAIETVADATAPETLVVVDEAYGEFAEVDSAIPLVDERDDVAVLRTFSKAYGLAGLRIGYSVVPEEWGAAYARVNTPFAANELACRAALAALDDENHVAEAVETARWARSHIADELDAPTVESAGNFVLARVGDAERVADAAQDRGVIIRDCTSFGLPEHVRISTGTRDETREAVETLNRVLADLDLGVRA